In the Takifugu flavidus isolate HTHZ2018 chromosome 11, ASM371156v2, whole genome shotgun sequence genome, one interval contains:
- the LOC130533627 gene encoding polymeric immunoglobulin receptor-like isoform X1 yields MALHLSISLLLTGLTGVYSVTTVTRVSVKAGDSVSIPCLYHPKYTSHVKYLCQGYSYNSCSYAVKTNQQSSGRFLISDDREKKVFTVTIKDVREGDTDFWCVVEINGGRDDGTYFQVSVTRDVSSLYVDHQEVTGFIGGQTTIKCYYQNSGQAKWCRVGGPCVTQSQGSIDGTTVFINETPPSVFTVTMSGLKMEDSGWYWCSRGDLQMPVQIIVREKPSTTAQPETFTSPELVSPSTTNEAEKPSTTDEDAPNSLSGVVMTVIISLSLFIVMVCLSSLIWFCIKRQKQIQEEPSAEMLAQNTVIYTNMRGKRKPPVKPLKPEGTKHSVSFPKKRMQTNGHYCSNEHFLGFGSTLPSLRSPFIEHTV; encoded by the exons ATGGCTCTTCACCTcagcatttctctcctcctcactggactCACAG GAGTTTACAGCGTCACTACAGTCACTAGAGTGTCAGTGAAAGCTGGAGATTCCGTCTCAATTCCATGTCTGTACCACCCAAAATACACCAGCCATGTGAAATACTTGTGTCAAGGATATTCTTACAACTCCTGCTCATATGCAGTTAAGACAAACCAGCAGAGTTCAGGAAGGTTTTTGATCTctgatgacagagagaaaaaagtctttactgtgaccataaaagatgtgagagagggagacacagatttCTGGTGTGTTGTGGAGATtaatggaggaagagatgatGGAACATATTTCCAAGTGTCAGTCACAAGAG ATGTTTCCAGTCTCTATGTGGATCATCAGGAGGTAACTGGATTTATTGGAGGACAAACAACCATCAAATGTTACTATCAGAACTCTGGACAAGCTAAATGGTGCCGGGTGGGTGGCCCCTGTGTGACACAGTCACAGGGATCAATAGATGGAACCACAGTATTCATTAATGAGACACCTCCCAGCGTCTTCACAGTGACTATGAGCggactgaagatggaggacagtggttggtactggtgcagcagaggagatctACAGATGCCGGTGCAGATAATTGTCAGAGAGAAACCGTCCACCA CTGCTCAGCCAGAGACTTTTACTAGTCCTGAACTTGTCTCTCCGTCGACCacaaatgaagcagagaaaccgtcgaccacagatgaagatgctcccaacag tctttcaGGTGTCGTCATGACTGTCATCATCTCGTTGTCCTTGTTCATCGTCATGGTATGTTTGTCCTCATTGATCTGGTTCtgcataaaaagacaaa agcagatccaggaggaacCATCAGCTGAGATGTTG GCTCAAAATACAGTGATTTACACCAATATGAGAGGAAAACGAAAACCTCCAGTGAag CCATTGAAACCTGAGGGCACCAAACATTCTGTGAGTTTTCCAAAAAAGAGGATGCAGACGAACG gtcaCTACTGTTCCAATGAGCACTTCCTTGGGTTTGGCTCAACACTTCCTTCACTGCGGTCACCATTTATAGAGCacactgtgtaa
- the LOC130533627 gene encoding polymeric immunoglobulin receptor-like isoform X2 codes for MALHLSISLLLTGLTGVYSVTTVTRVSVKAGDSVSIPCLYHPKYTSHVKYLCQGYSYNSCSYAVKTNQQSSGRFLISDDREKKVFTVTIKDVREGDTDFWCVVEINGGRDDGTYFQVSVTRDVSSLYVDHQEVTGFIGGQTTIKCYYQNSGQAKWCRVGGPCVTQSQGSIDGTTVFINETPPSVFTVTMSGLKMEDSGWYWCSRGDLQMPVQIIVREKPSTTAQPETFTSPELVSPSTTNEAEKPSTTDEDAPNSLSGVVMTVIISLSLFIVMVCLSSLIWFCIKRQKQIQEEPSAEMLAQNTVIYTNMRGKRKPPVKPLKPEGTKHSVSFPKKRMQTNGSH; via the exons ATGGCTCTTCACCTcagcatttctctcctcctcactggactCACAG GAGTTTACAGCGTCACTACAGTCACTAGAGTGTCAGTGAAAGCTGGAGATTCCGTCTCAATTCCATGTCTGTACCACCCAAAATACACCAGCCATGTGAAATACTTGTGTCAAGGATATTCTTACAACTCCTGCTCATATGCAGTTAAGACAAACCAGCAGAGTTCAGGAAGGTTTTTGATCTctgatgacagagagaaaaaagtctttactgtgaccataaaagatgtgagagagggagacacagatttCTGGTGTGTTGTGGAGATtaatggaggaagagatgatGGAACATATTTCCAAGTGTCAGTCACAAGAG ATGTTTCCAGTCTCTATGTGGATCATCAGGAGGTAACTGGATTTATTGGAGGACAAACAACCATCAAATGTTACTATCAGAACTCTGGACAAGCTAAATGGTGCCGGGTGGGTGGCCCCTGTGTGACACAGTCACAGGGATCAATAGATGGAACCACAGTATTCATTAATGAGACACCTCCCAGCGTCTTCACAGTGACTATGAGCggactgaagatggaggacagtggttggtactggtgcagcagaggagatctACAGATGCCGGTGCAGATAATTGTCAGAGAGAAACCGTCCACCA CTGCTCAGCCAGAGACTTTTACTAGTCCTGAACTTGTCTCTCCGTCGACCacaaatgaagcagagaaaccgtcgaccacagatgaagatgctcccaacag tctttcaGGTGTCGTCATGACTGTCATCATCTCGTTGTCCTTGTTCATCGTCATGGTATGTTTGTCCTCATTGATCTGGTTCtgcataaaaagacaaa agcagatccaggaggaacCATCAGCTGAGATGTTG GCTCAAAATACAGTGATTTACACCAATATGAGAGGAAAACGAAAACCTCCAGTGAag CCATTGAAACCTGAGGGCACCAAACATTCTGTGAGTTTTCCAAAAAAGAGGATGCAGACGAACG gatCCCACTAA